A single Papilio machaon chromosome 12, ilPapMach1.1, whole genome shotgun sequence DNA region contains:
- the LOC123721526 gene encoding uncharacterized protein LOC123721526, whose product MLCSKTPGNKNQCCQMKCDKNGCVCIQTEGQSNVWLCLDDKKNIIKCQEKKSECKYISTEGKSCICVCVGDNEEIKVCDDCKCIPEEEESGKSSDECDCYDSSSSQEGEENLCVGINAKGKIEVCDDCFCGQEDTTPKTCDNKKCNKKHCVCIPTRGKVFVCVGIDYKGTIMCYNDCT is encoded by the exons ATGCTGTGCTCCAAGACCCCAGGTAATAAGAACCAATGTTGCCAAATGAAATGCGATAAAAATGGATGTGTTTGTATACAAACTGAAGGACAATCCAATGTTTGGTTATGTCTTGATGACAAgaagaatattataaaatgtcaggAAAAGAAATCTGAATGCAAATATATTTCCACGGAAGGTAAATCATGCATTTGCGTTTGTGTTGGTGATAATGAAGAAATTAAAGTATGCGACGACTGCAAATGTATTCCGGAGGAAGAA GAAAGTGGTAAATCTAGTGATGAGTGCGATTGTTACGATAGTAGCTCCAGTCAGGAAGGTGAAGAAAATCTTTGCGTTGGTATAAATGCAAAAGGAAAAATTGAGGTTTGTGATGACTGTTTCTGCGGTCAAGAGGATACCACGCCTAAAACTTGTGACAATaagaaatgtaacaaaaaacattgcgTTTGTATTCCTACACGTGGTAAAGTATTCGTTTGCGTTGGTATCGACTATAAAGGTACTATAATGTGTTACAACGATTGCACTTGA